A window of the Cicer arietinum cultivar CDC Frontier isolate Library 1 chromosome 6, Cicar.CDCFrontier_v2.0, whole genome shotgun sequence genome harbors these coding sequences:
- the LOC101488774 gene encoding protein neprosin: protein MALFLVLVVSLCISCCRVGGYVSDIIVHQVDNDFDCVDMYKQPTLQHPLLKNHKIQLNPTFTRNTVQRRSSSFINKVIGGCPIGKVPIYKKRVRHQNIINASSKLQTEDFHQDYEHYNSDHFATLDTTQSTTFHGASAIIGLYNLSLQGNQFSLSSIRIESGPPTEINIIQIGVGVHPKLYGDSQLRITALWTVDSYYKTRCYNYECQGFVQVNQNKSYTLGNVISPSNSIGSTEKYALGVKIKQDPSTGHWWLFLDRDEIQVGYWPKELFNHLSIGASLIRFGGETYAPPNIDNPSMGSGRLPQEGFKNSSFMGRLEIIDSKYSEISVNPEHMKKYSDANSNCYDLLYHGYEGVVYRQAFLYGGPGGLSGQCDI, encoded by the exons ATGGCATTGTTTCTCGTTTTAGTTGTTAGTTTGTGCATATCATGTTGCAGAGTCGGTGGTTACGTATCAGATATCATTGTG CATCAAGTGGACAATGATTTTGATTGCGTTGATATGTACAAGCAGCCTACTCTTCAACACCCCTTGCTGAAAAATCACAAAATACAG TTGAACCCAACCTTCACAAGAAACACCGTGCAAAGGAGATCATCATCTTTTATCAATAAAGTTATTGGAGGATGTCCAATAGGAAAAGTTCCTATTTACAAAAAGAGAGTGcgacatcaaaatattattaatgcgTCATCAAAATTACAAACCGAAGATTTTCACCAGGATTATGAACATTACAATAGTGACCAT TTTGCTACTCTCGATACAACTCAAAGCACGACATTTCATGGAGCATCTGCAATCATAGGTTTATATAATCTATCACTTCAAGGAAATCAATTTAGCTTATCTTCAATCCGAATTGAAAGCGGTCCACCAACAGAGATTAATATCATACAAATAGGAGTCGGG GTTCATCCAAAGTTATACGGAGATAGTCAGCTACGAATAACGGCTCTATGGACC GTAGATAGTTACTATAAAACTAGATGTTACAATTATGAATGTCAAGGTTTCGTGCAAGTCAATCAAAACAAGTCATACACACTTGGAAATGTGATTTCACCTTCGAATTCCATTGGATCAACCGAAAAATATGCTCTTGGAGTCAAGatcaaacaa GACCCATCTACAGGTCATTGGTGGTTATTTTTGGATCGTGACGAAATCCAAGTTGGATATTGGCCAAAAGAACTATTCAATCACTTGAGTATAGGTGCGTCCTTGATTAGATTTGGCGGTGAAACTTATGCTCCACCTAATATAGATAATCCTTCAATGGGTAGTGGGAGATTGCCACAAGAAGGATTTAAAAACTCAAGTTTCATGGGAAGACTTGAGATTATTGATTCAAAGTATAGTGAAATTAGTGTTAATCCTGAACATATGAAGAAATATAGTGATGCTAATTCTAATTGTTATGACTTGTTGTACCATGGTTATGAAGGAGTAGTGTATCGGCAAGCTTTTCTTTATGGTGGACCAGGTGGATTGAGTGGACAATGTGATATATGA
- the LOC101515683 gene encoding protein neprosin-like, translating into MTLFLFLVIILFVACCNIGASSKTLLDEQYNSTVSDSIVHQVDNDFECVDMHKQPTLQHPLLKNHKIQLYPTFAKNIVRNRSYSKIVNECPTGKVPIYNRTRRHQIVNNSSSNLQIEDFQYYSQSSPGYHTVTLDTTQNMTFHGAYAFIGVYNLSLQENQYSASSIWVESGPPTQRNSIRVGAEVHPSLYGDSQLRITGYWTVDGQMNNGCYNYDCSGFVQVNQNKNYVLGASIYFQTGIGSSKKEFIAFRIHQDRSTGNWWLTIGLKPVFIIGYWPKQLFTHLSTGASLIRFGGQTYAPPNMDSPPMGSGRLPKEKLKNSGFMGSLQIIDSDYNQNDVKPKDMMPYSDTDTNCYDLWYHGDQGPFWHQAFLYGGPGGKCSI; encoded by the exons ATGACCCTATTTCTCTTTCTAGTTATAATCTTGTTTGTAGCTTGTTGCAACATTGGTGCAAGTAGCAAAACTCTATTAGATGAGCAATATAATTCTACAGTATCAGATAGCATCGTG CATCAAGTGGACAATGATTTTGAGTGTGTTGATATGCACAAGCAACCTACTCTTCAACATCCCTTGCTAAAAAACCACAAAATTCAG CTTTATCCAACTTTCGCAAAGAATATTGTGCGAAATAGATCTTATAGTAAAATCGTGAATGAATGTCCTACGGGAAAAGTACCTATTTACAACAGGACAAGAAGACATCAAATTGTTAATAATTCATCTTCAAATTTACAAATTGAAGACTTTCAATATTATTCTCAAAGTTCTCCTGGCTATCAT ACAGTTACCCTTGATACAACTCAAAACATGACATTTCATGGGGCGTACGCATTCATAGGTGTGTATAACCTATCACTTCAAGAAAATCAATACAGCGCATCTTCAATTTGGGTTGAAAGTGGTCCACCAACACAACGTAATAGCATTCGAGTTGGAGCTGAg GTTCATCCAAGTTTATATGGAGACAGTCAACTACGTATAACTGGTTATTGGACG GTGGATGGTCAAATGAACAATGgatgttataattatgattgtTCAGGTTTTGTACAAgtcaatcaaaacaaaaactaTGTTCTTGGAGCTTCCATATATTTTCAAACTGGCATTGGATCAtctaaaaaagaatttattgCTTTTAGAATCCACCAG GATCGATCTACGGGCAATTGGTGGTTAACAATTGGACTAAAACCAGTTTTTATTATTGGATATTGGCCAAAACAATTATTCACTCATTTAAGCACAGGCGCGTCATTGATTAGATTTGGAGGTCAAACATATGCTCCACCGAATATGGATAGTCCTCCAATGGGTAGTGGAAGATTGCCTAAAGAAAAACTCAAAAACTCAGGTTTCATGGGATCGCTTCAGATTATCGATTCAGATTATAACCAAAATGATGTAAAACCTAAAGATATGATGCCATATAGTGACACTGACACAAATTGTTATGACTTGTGGTACCATGGTGATCAAGGACCTTTCTGGCATCAAGCTTTTCTTTATGGTGGACCAGGTGGAAAATGTAGTATATGA